From Draconibacterium halophilum, one genomic window encodes:
- a CDS encoding arylsulfatase — MRHLLVFLVLIVLFSSCSHKQNKTKPNIIIILADDQGWGDLSCKGNTNIETPNIDKLAETGVTFDRFFVCAVCSPTRAELLTGRYHVRSGVWSTGAGGERMDLDETTIAEVFKNAGYATAAYGKWHNGMQAPYHPNSRGFDDFYGFCSGHWGNYYSPMLEHNGEIVKGDGFIIDNLTQKGLKFIEGNKDKPFLLYLPFNTPHSPMQVPDQFWEKYKNKNLEMFHRDKEKEDTLFTKAALAMCENIDWNVGRISQKVEELGLTENTIILYLSDNGPNGFRWNDNMKGKKGSTDEGGVRSPLIMNWKGKLSAGKEIGEITSGIDLLPTLSELAGIDVNTKYPFDGVSIKPLLMNDAPEWQDRIIYNYWGGKLSLRNQKFRLDHENKLFDMENDPGQYIDVSEKYPSEYQQLLSAKTNWQKEVTSELDRDAKRPFTIGHPSVFQTQLPARDAIGHGNIKRSNKYPNSTYLTNWMATTDKITFDAEVLTSGNYEIELFYTCPEEEIGSNVKLSFNESSVEFKINEAYNSPLLDNRDVYPEWKGM, encoded by the coding sequence ATGAGACACCTTTTAGTATTTCTAGTTCTTATCGTTTTATTTTCATCCTGTTCCCACAAACAAAACAAAACAAAACCCAATATCATTATTATTTTGGCCGACGATCAAGGTTGGGGTGATTTAAGTTGTAAGGGAAATACAAACATTGAAACACCAAACATCGATAAGCTGGCTGAAACCGGCGTTACTTTCGACCGGTTTTTTGTTTGTGCCGTTTGCTCCCCTACCCGGGCCGAATTGTTAACAGGGCGCTATCATGTGCGCAGTGGTGTTTGGTCGACAGGAGCAGGCGGAGAAAGAATGGATCTTGATGAGACTACCATCGCCGAAGTATTTAAAAATGCCGGATATGCTACCGCTGCTTATGGAAAATGGCACAACGGCATGCAGGCTCCCTACCATCCAAACTCAAGAGGCTTTGATGATTTTTATGGCTTTTGCTCTGGTCATTGGGGAAACTATTACAGCCCAATGTTAGAGCATAATGGTGAGATTGTAAAAGGCGATGGCTTTATCATAGACAACCTAACGCAAAAAGGGCTGAAATTTATTGAAGGAAACAAAGACAAACCATTTCTTTTGTATTTGCCATTTAACACACCTCATTCGCCAATGCAGGTTCCCGATCAATTCTGGGAAAAATATAAAAACAAAAATCTTGAAATGTTTCATCGGGACAAGGAAAAGGAAGACACGCTGTTTACCAAGGCAGCTTTGGCCATGTGCGAGAACATCGATTGGAATGTAGGTCGTATTTCTCAAAAAGTTGAAGAATTGGGATTGACAGAGAATACCATCATACTTTATCTTTCGGATAACGGCCCAAACGGATTTCGTTGGAATGATAACATGAAAGGGAAAAAAGGCTCAACCGATGAAGGTGGCGTTCGTTCTCCACTTATTATGAACTGGAAAGGAAAATTGAGTGCCGGTAAAGAAATCGGCGAAATTACCAGCGGAATAGATTTACTCCCTACTCTGTCCGAATTGGCGGGGATTGACGTAAACACAAAATATCCATTTGATGGCGTAAGTATAAAACCTTTACTAATGAATGATGCCCCGGAATGGCAGGATCGTATAATTTACAATTATTGGGGAGGCAAATTAAGTTTAAGAAATCAGAAATTCAGGCTCGATCATGAAAATAAACTTTTTGATATGGAAAATGATCCGGGACAGTATATCGACGTTTCGGAAAAGTATCCAAGTGAATACCAACAACTGCTTTCGGCAAAAACAAATTGGCAAAAAGAAGTAACAAGCGAATTGGACAGAGATGCCAAACGGCCTTTTACAATTGGTCATCCAAGTGTCTTTCAAACTCAACTCCCTGCTCGCGATGCAATTGGCCATGGAAATATAAAACGATCAAACAAATATCCCAACAGCACTTATTTAACGAACTGGATGGCTACTACCGATAAAATAACCTTCGATGCGGAAGTGCTCACCAGTGGCAATTATGAGATTGAGTTATTTTATACCTGCCCTGAAGAAGAGATCGGTTCAAACGTAAAACTCAGCTTTAACGAGTCAAGTGTCGAATTCAAAATAAACGAAGCCTATAACTCCCCATTATTGGATAACAGGGATGTTTACCCCGAATGGAAGGGTATGTAA
- a CDS encoding IS982 family transposase, translating to MSDCQIIAFSITGESLGIDSEAFLWAKIKSEHADDFPNLIDRSNFNRRRKRLYPFIEELNKTVAGFLNAGEDCFLVDSIPIPVCKNAREQRSRICKENFETAPNKGYSAVNKTWYYGYKLHLLTSANGVFHSMDLSKASVHDVHYLSQVKHSGLNNCILLGDKGYLSSSQQIDLFSSCNVKLETPMRANQKAYTLYPPVFKKFRKRIETLFSQLCDQFMLKRNYAKTLIGLSVRILTKVTSVTLLQYINLKNGKPINNLKYALAV from the coding sequence ATGTCTGATTGTCAAATTATTGCGTTCTCTATTACTGGCGAGTCACTCGGAATCGACAGCGAAGCTTTTTTGTGGGCTAAAATCAAAAGCGAACATGCTGATGATTTTCCCAACCTAATCGACCGAAGCAACTTTAACCGCAGAAGAAAACGCCTTTATCCTTTTATCGAAGAATTGAACAAGACTGTAGCCGGCTTTCTCAATGCAGGAGAAGACTGTTTCCTGGTTGATTCGATTCCCATCCCTGTTTGCAAGAACGCCCGTGAACAACGCAGCAGGATTTGCAAAGAAAACTTTGAGACAGCACCAAACAAAGGCTATTCTGCTGTTAATAAAACCTGGTATTACGGCTACAAGCTTCATTTGCTTACCTCTGCAAACGGGGTTTTTCATAGTATGGACTTAAGCAAGGCTAGTGTCCATGATGTTCATTACCTGTCGCAGGTAAAGCATTCTGGGCTAAACAATTGTATCCTGCTGGGAGATAAAGGATATTTATCCAGTTCTCAGCAAATTGACCTGTTTTCTTCCTGCAACGTTAAACTGGAAACCCCCATGCGGGCTAATCAAAAAGCTTACACTTTGTACCCACCTGTTTTTAAAAAGTTTAGAAAAAGGATCGAAACATTGTTTTCTCAACTTTGCGACCAGTTCATGCTTAAACGTAATTACGCCAAAACACTTATTGGATTGTCAGTCAGAATACTCACAAAAGTTACTTCGGTGACTTTACTGCAATACATTAATTTAAAGAACGGTAAACCAATTAATAATTTAAAATATGCCCTGGCAGTTTAA
- a CDS encoding VOC family protein, whose protein sequence is MINYRVENIEKFVAELKEADVTICDQIESFEYGKFVHILDPEKNKIELWEPVDEVFHSMYEGKTTK, encoded by the coding sequence ATGATTAACTACAGGGTGGAGAATATTGAAAAATTCGTGGCCGAACTAAAAGAAGCTGATGTAACAATTTGCGACCAAATAGAATCATTCGAATACGGCAAGTTTGTCCATATTCTCGATCCTGAAAAGAACAAAATAGAACTTTGGGAACCCGTGGATGAGGTTTTCCATTCGATGTATGAAGGAAAAACCACAAAATAG
- a CDS encoding right-handed parallel beta-helix repeat-containing protein, translated as MKTGLFLLLVSSLLTFALQVSGSSTPSDTTYIFLKDYGLNKTRKKNAIKHFYKALDDLKTDQPKVLVFSTGTYHFYPDGCKTKVYYEANTANENPKTCAFHFENIKNLVIDGRGSHLIFHQEMQPFTFDNCQNITLKNVTIDWEQPFIAQAEVLRVTDHYMDIGLDPKETPYRLIEGKIFFDVGNSQSNEWTKTLEFDRKGRYIVTQTGDSPCLGENWNAYHGEPTMPGIVRLHFSFKRKPQIGNYLVMQHAEPTHAGVFILESENVTVQNTRLFHAAGSGILAQYSKDLTFDRYQAIPNRAKNRYFGGGNDGLQIVNCQGNILVNNSTFHGLVNEPVNVHGISIQVKEVISDNQLECSFLNNTSKVQNWGHPGDQLSFINGEQDSPNEQNTIKTVTPAGEEHFILLFEKSVSNAISVGDVIENLSWTPNLTVKNSHFKSSRASGLLIATSGKVVIENNTFESSGSGILITGNTDNLYKSGAATDVIITENIFTSKCITSSYQYNEAIISIFPVIRAITEDMPAYHRNIRIEQNQFYPFDYPLVYALSVDGLSFNDNTVTRSYDFTPLHDRLYTFSFEYCKRLNIMNNNISEDVLGKNIYLKKTTNDQLKTDMESIFTIEKF; from the coding sequence ATGAAGACAGGACTATTCTTACTACTCGTTTCGTCGCTACTTACCTTCGCCTTGCAGGTCTCCGGCTCTTCAACGCCAAGCGACACCACTTATATTTTTCTGAAAGATTATGGCTTAAACAAAACCAGGAAAAAGAATGCCATAAAACACTTCTACAAGGCTCTTGACGATTTAAAAACAGATCAGCCAAAAGTGCTTGTTTTTTCAACCGGCACCTACCATTTTTATCCTGATGGCTGCAAAACTAAGGTGTATTACGAAGCCAACACCGCAAATGAAAATCCTAAAACTTGTGCCTTTCATTTTGAAAATATAAAAAATCTTGTGATCGACGGGCGAGGCAGTCACCTCATTTTTCATCAGGAAATGCAGCCCTTTACTTTCGACAATTGTCAAAACATTACCCTCAAAAACGTTACGATTGACTGGGAACAACCTTTTATTGCCCAGGCCGAAGTCCTGCGAGTAACCGATCATTACATGGATATTGGACTCGACCCGAAAGAAACACCATATCGTTTAATTGAAGGCAAAATATTTTTTGATGTAGGTAATAGTCAATCAAATGAATGGACCAAAACATTGGAATTCGACCGAAAAGGCAGGTATATAGTTACTCAAACAGGAGACTCCCCTTGTTTGGGAGAAAATTGGAATGCCTACCACGGAGAACCTACTATGCCCGGAATTGTGCGTCTGCATTTTAGCTTTAAACGAAAGCCCCAAATTGGGAATTACCTCGTTATGCAACACGCCGAACCAACACATGCAGGTGTATTTATTTTGGAATCGGAAAACGTTACTGTCCAAAATACCAGGTTGTTCCATGCTGCCGGATCGGGCATTTTAGCACAGTACAGCAAAGACCTCACATTTGATCGATACCAAGCCATTCCTAACCGCGCTAAAAACCGGTACTTTGGTGGAGGGAATGACGGTTTGCAAATTGTTAATTGCCAGGGGAACATTCTTGTTAACAATTCTACATTTCACGGTTTGGTAAATGAACCTGTCAATGTTCATGGTATCAGCATACAAGTAAAAGAGGTGATTTCTGATAACCAGTTAGAATGTAGTTTTTTGAATAATACGAGTAAAGTCCAAAACTGGGGACATCCGGGAGACCAGTTGAGTTTTATAAATGGTGAGCAAGATTCGCCAAATGAACAGAACACGATTAAAACCGTTACTCCTGCTGGTGAGGAGCATTTTATACTTCTTTTTGAGAAATCGGTTTCCAATGCCATTAGTGTCGGAGATGTTATTGAAAACTTGAGTTGGACACCAAACCTGACTGTTAAAAACAGTCATTTCAAAAGTAGTCGGGCAAGTGGACTTCTTATCGCAACATCAGGGAAGGTAGTAATTGAAAACAACACTTTTGAATCAAGCGGGAGTGGTATACTTATAACCGGCAATACAGATAACCTGTACAAATCGGGCGCCGCAACTGATGTAATAATCACTGAAAATATATTTACATCGAAGTGCATTACAAGTTCTTACCAGTATAATGAAGCAATTATATCCATCTTCCCCGTTATTCGGGCGATAACCGAAGATATGCCAGCCTATCATCGTAATATCAGAATTGAGCAAAACCAGTTTTATCCCTTCGATTATCCCTTAGTTTATGCACTATCCGTTGATGGTTTGTCGTTTAATGATAACACGGTTACGAGAAGTTACGATTTTACTCCGCTTCATGATAGACTTTATACCTTCAGTTTTGAATATTGTAAGAGGCTGAATATTATGAATAATAATATCTCGGAAGACGTACTTGGGAAAAATATCTATTTGAAAAAGACAACTAATGACCAACTAAAAACAGATATGGAATCCATCTTTACAATAGAAAAGTTTTGA